Proteins from a single region of Haloterrigena alkaliphila:
- the tmk gene encoding dTMP kinase yields the protein MLVTLEGLDGSGKTTVWEALYDAYPDAVFTREPTNDSWYGEAVYRSIEDDDADPLAELFLYTADHAAHLSRVVEPALERGDLVISDRYSDSRFAYQGATLERSDRVDLEDPLEYVVDIHDSFTIPPDLTVYLDLDPETAAERAGTTNKFERAEYLETVRDNYERLLECDPDRFVRVDATQEPETVLEEVSGVLESVLEGSGLE from the coding sequence ATGCTGGTCACGCTCGAGGGGCTGGACGGCAGCGGCAAGACGACGGTCTGGGAGGCGCTGTACGACGCGTATCCCGACGCCGTATTCACCCGCGAACCGACGAACGACTCCTGGTACGGCGAGGCCGTCTATCGCTCGATCGAGGACGACGACGCCGACCCGCTGGCGGAACTGTTCCTCTACACCGCCGACCACGCCGCGCACCTCTCGCGCGTGGTCGAGCCCGCGCTCGAGCGCGGCGACCTCGTGATCTCCGATCGCTACTCCGACTCCCGCTTTGCCTATCAGGGCGCAACCCTCGAGCGATCCGATCGAGTCGACCTCGAGGACCCCCTCGAGTACGTCGTCGACATCCACGACTCCTTCACGATCCCGCCGGACCTGACGGTCTACCTCGATCTCGACCCCGAGACGGCCGCCGAGCGCGCGGGCACGACTAACAAGTTCGAGCGGGCGGAGTACCTCGAGACGGTCCGGGACAACTACGAACGCCTCCTCGAGTGCGACCCCGACCGGTTCGTCCGCGTCGACGCGACGCAGGAACCCGAGACGGTGCTCGAGGAGGTGTCGGGAGTTCTCGAGTCGGTGCTGGAGGGATCCGGCCTCGAATGA
- a CDS encoding nucleoside deaminase: MATDESYVRQAIDLAESAVEHGNTPFGSLLVVDDEIVRTAENTTLTDDDIAAHPEFELARWAASELESNERESCTMYTSTEPCPMCASAIVYAGLGRVVYGVSVESLAELRDGVIEIPCEEVVDRADAPTAVDGPVLESEGLAVHDDYW, translated from the coding sequence ATGGCCACCGACGAGTCGTACGTCCGGCAGGCGATCGATCTCGCCGAATCGGCGGTCGAACACGGAAACACTCCCTTCGGCTCGCTGCTCGTCGTCGACGACGAGATCGTTCGAACGGCCGAGAACACCACGCTCACGGACGACGACATCGCCGCCCATCCGGAGTTCGAGCTGGCCCGGTGGGCCGCGAGCGAACTCGAGTCGAACGAACGCGAGTCGTGTACGATGTACACGAGTACCGAACCCTGTCCGATGTGTGCGAGCGCGATCGTCTACGCGGGACTGGGGCGGGTCGTCTACGGCGTCTCCGTCGAGTCGCTCGCGGAACTCAGAGACGGCGTGATCGAGATTCCCTGCGAGGAGGTCGTCGACCGGGCCGACGCGCCGACCGCTGTCGACGGACCGGTCCTGGAAAGTGAGGGGCTCGCGGTCCACGACGACTACTGGTAG
- the cofC gene encoding 2-phospho-L-lactate guanylyltransferase, which translates to MHVVVPFAATEPKTRLAAALSPSERSTVARAMLADVLAAVVGAGHEPTVVATAPLDLDALPIADDVRVSTAVSVDERSLTEAVNARLPNGCGDEAVAVVMADLALTTVDALETLFSADADVAVAPGRGGGTNALVVRHPDFRVDYHGASYLDHCEIARDVGANLETVDSFRLATDVDEPADLVEVLVHGSETDRAPASLRELGFELDADGGRVTVARLENSTTE; encoded by the coding sequence ATGCACGTCGTCGTCCCGTTCGCCGCGACGGAGCCCAAAACGCGGCTCGCGGCCGCCCTCTCACCGTCGGAACGATCGACGGTCGCTCGAGCCATGCTCGCGGACGTCCTGGCGGCGGTCGTCGGGGCGGGTCACGAACCGACGGTCGTGGCGACGGCGCCGCTCGACCTCGACGCGCTCCCCATCGCGGACGACGTTCGCGTGTCGACGGCCGTCTCGGTCGACGAGCGGTCGCTCACCGAGGCGGTCAACGCGCGCCTCCCGAACGGGTGCGGCGACGAGGCCGTCGCGGTCGTCATGGCCGACCTCGCGCTGACGACGGTCGACGCGCTCGAGACCCTCTTCTCCGCGGACGCCGACGTGGCCGTCGCACCGGGACGGGGCGGCGGCACGAACGCGCTGGTCGTTCGCCACCCCGACTTTCGGGTGGACTACCACGGGGCGTCCTACCTGGATCACTGCGAGATCGCCCGCGACGTCGGCGCGAACCTCGAGACGGTCGACTCCTTCCGGCTGGCGACCGACGTCGACGAACCCGCGGATCTCGTCGAGGTGCTGGTCCACGGCTCCGAGACCGACCGCGCCCCCGCGTCGCTCCGGGAACTCGGGTTCGAACTCGACGCGGACGGCGGCCGCGTGACCGTCGCTCGACTCGAGAACTCGACCACCGAGTAG
- a CDS encoding complex I NDUFA9 subunit family protein — MNVLVAGGTGFIGTNLCTELHERGHDVTALARDPSGAALPEGVERAAGDVSSYDSIADTVAGHDAVVNLVSLSPLYQPRDEGAHETVHLGGTENLVRAAEDGDADRFVQMSALGADPDADTEFLRTKGAAEAIVTDSHLAWTIVRPSVVFGDGAEFLEFTKQLTTPYVTGLPGGGKTRFQPVWVGDLVPMLADALEDHTHVGETYEIAGPQIVTLADATEMAYAADGHSVKILSIPMSLAKLGLSAVEPLPFVPFGADQARSLEMNNTVVTNDVTAFDVSEDELTTLGAYLGVDAADRRTAKRRSA; from the coding sequence ATGAACGTCCTCGTCGCCGGCGGTACCGGCTTTATCGGCACGAATCTCTGCACGGAACTCCACGAACGCGGCCACGACGTCACGGCGCTGGCCCGCGATCCAAGCGGCGCTGCCCTCCCCGAGGGCGTCGAGCGAGCGGCAGGGGACGTCAGCAGTTACGACTCGATCGCCGACACCGTCGCGGGCCACGACGCCGTCGTCAACCTCGTCTCGCTCTCGCCGCTGTACCAGCCCCGCGACGAGGGCGCCCACGAGACGGTCCACCTCGGCGGCACCGAGAACCTCGTTCGGGCCGCCGAAGACGGCGACGCCGATCGGTTCGTCCAGATGAGCGCGCTCGGCGCCGATCCGGACGCCGACACCGAGTTCCTCCGCACCAAGGGCGCGGCCGAAGCCATCGTCACCGACTCGCACCTCGCGTGGACGATCGTCCGCCCGTCCGTGGTCTTCGGCGACGGCGCCGAGTTCCTCGAGTTCACGAAGCAACTGACGACGCCGTACGTGACGGGGCTGCCGGGCGGCGGCAAGACGCGGTTCCAGCCGGTCTGGGTCGGCGACCTGGTCCCGATGCTCGCCGACGCCCTCGAAGATCACACCCACGTCGGCGAGACCTACGAGATCGCCGGTCCGCAGATCGTCACGCTCGCGGACGCGACCGAGATGGCCTACGCGGCCGACGGGCACTCGGTGAAGATCCTCTCGATCCCCATGTCGCTGGCGAAACTCGGCCTGTCGGCGGTCGAACCCCTCCCGTTCGTTCCGTTCGGCGCCGATCAGGCGCGCTCGCTCGAGATGAACAACACCGTCGTCACCAACGACGTGACCGCGTTCGACGTCTCGGAGGACGAACTGACGACGCTCGGCGCGTATCTCGGCGTGGACGCGGCCGACCGTCGGACGGCCAAGCGGCGGTCCGCGTGA
- a CDS encoding trimeric intracellular cation channel family protein gives MGQDLLGVLFGDPFAVMNTIGLLAFALVGSSKAIREEFDLLGITVVGLAMAFAGGATRDLLVTRVPLALQSPIEIALGLLGVGLAIALSVVLTAPDTHPITLVADAIGLAAFTTTGAIVATDAGVSAFGVVAIATINAVGGGAFADILLDRSPFILFDDFYASCAVLGGSTYFLAGVVGVTGSTAAGLCAAVTVLTRLAAVTRDWNLPTVQGLGLVEQ, from the coding sequence ATGGGGCAGGACCTCCTCGGGGTATTGTTCGGCGATCCGTTCGCGGTGATGAACACGATCGGCTTACTCGCGTTCGCTCTCGTCGGCTCGTCGAAGGCGATCCGCGAGGAGTTCGACCTGCTCGGAATTACTGTCGTCGGGCTGGCGATGGCGTTCGCTGGCGGAGCGACGCGCGACCTCCTCGTGACGCGGGTTCCGTTAGCGCTTCAGTCCCCGATCGAAATCGCGCTGGGACTGCTCGGAGTCGGCCTGGCGATCGCACTGAGCGTCGTCCTCACGGCTCCGGATACGCACCCGATCACGCTCGTCGCGGACGCGATCGGGCTCGCCGCGTTCACGACGACCGGTGCCATCGTCGCCACCGACGCGGGCGTTTCGGCGTTCGGCGTCGTCGCTATCGCGACGATCAACGCCGTCGGTGGCGGCGCGTTCGCCGATATCCTTCTGGATCGATCCCCGTTCATCCTCTTCGACGATTTCTACGCGAGTTGCGCAGTGCTGGGCGGAAGTACGTACTTTCTCGCGGGGGTCGTCGGCGTCACCGGAAGCACCGCCGCCGGACTATGCGCGGCCGTTACCGTGCTAACGCGGTTAGCTGCGGTCACTCGTGACTGGAACCTGCCGACGGTACAGGGATTAGGACTCGTCGAGCAGTGA
- a CDS encoding tubulin/FtsZ family protein: MKLAMIGFGQAGGKIVDRFLDYDDRTGSGIVRAAIAVNSAKADLIGLDNIPQENRVLIGQARVKGHGVGADNELGAEVAEEDIDEVQNAIDAIPTHEVDAFLVVAGMGGGTGSGGAPVLAKHLKRIYTIPVYGLGVLPGTDEGGIYTLNAARSFQTFVREVDNLMVFDNDSWRQTGESVEGGYDQINEEIVRRFGILFGAGEVGDGQEVAESVVDSSEIINTLSGGGVSTVGFASEEVDLNSGGGLLSRFTGDGGGSGDDLDAANTTNRITSLVRKAALGRLTLPCEIEGTERALLVLSGPPEYLNRKGIERGRKWLEEETGSMEVRGGDFPREEPEVSAAILLSGVTNVPRIKRLQQVAIEAQDNIDDIQQESEENLEELVEDDEDELEPLF; this comes from the coding sequence ATGAAGCTGGCGATGATCGGATTCGGACAGGCCGGTGGCAAGATCGTCGATCGATTCCTCGATTACGACGATCGGACGGGTAGCGGAATCGTCCGCGCGGCGATAGCCGTCAATTCCGCGAAAGCGGACCTCATCGGTCTCGACAACATACCACAGGAGAATCGCGTCCTCATCGGACAGGCCCGCGTCAAGGGCCACGGTGTAGGAGCAGACAACGAACTCGGCGCGGAAGTCGCCGAGGAGGACATCGACGAGGTGCAAAACGCCATCGATGCGATCCCCACCCACGAGGTCGACGCCTTTCTGGTCGTCGCCGGAATGGGCGGCGGAACCGGATCCGGCGGTGCGCCCGTCCTCGCAAAACACCTCAAACGGATCTACACGATCCCGGTCTACGGCCTCGGCGTCCTGCCGGGCACGGACGAGGGCGGGATCTATACGCTCAACGCGGCCAGGTCGTTCCAGACGTTCGTCCGCGAAGTGGACAACCTCATGGTCTTCGACAACGACTCGTGGCGACAGACCGGCGAGTCCGTCGAAGGCGGCTACGACCAGATCAACGAGGAGATCGTCCGTCGATTCGGCATCCTCTTCGGCGCCGGCGAGGTCGGCGACGGACAGGAGGTCGCCGAGAGCGTCGTCGACTCTTCGGAGATCATCAACACGCTCTCGGGCGGCGGCGTCTCGACGGTCGGCTTCGCCAGCGAAGAGGTCGACCTGAACAGCGGCGGCGGGCTGCTGTCCCGATTCACCGGTGACGGTGGCGGCAGCGGCGACGATCTCGACGCGGCGAACACGACCAACCGCATCACGAGCCTCGTCCGCAAGGCCGCGCTGGGCCGGCTGACGCTACCGTGTGAGATCGAAGGCACCGAGCGGGCCCTGCTCGTGCTCTCCGGTCCGCCGGAGTACCTCAACCGGAAAGGCATAGAGCGCGGGCGGAAGTGGCTCGAAGAGGAGACGGGCAGCATGGAAGTTCGCGGTGGCGACTTCCCGCGAGAGGAGCCCGAAGTGTCCGCAGCGATCCTGCTTTCCGGCGTGACGAACGTCCCGCGGATCAAGCGCCTCCAGCAGGTCGCGATCGAAGCGCAGGACAACATAGACGACATCCAGCAGGAGAGCGAGGAGAACCTCGAAGAACTCGTCGAAGACGACGAGGACGAACTCGAGCCGCTGTTCTAG
- the cofG gene encoding 7,8-didemethyl-8-hydroxy-5-deazariboflavin synthase subunit CofG has translation MFPGASEYGVDVAVDDAAVEDLLEVTPADVEAPAALTFSRNVFVPLTTACRYTCTYCTYFDPPGEASLLSLEEVREICRQGADAGCTEALFTFGDDPDDRYTEIHAQLAEWGHDSIHEYLRAACEVALEEGLLPHANPGDQTREQLAEVADVNASMGVMLETTAEVGAHAGPRRKEPGQRLRTIENAGELDVAFTTGILVGIGETWRDRAESLLAIRELHERYDHIQEVIVQPVVDNERWSEGSPDLATMRHVTAMARVALPEEVSVQVPPNLAPAKELIDCGVDDLGGVSPVTDDHINPEYKWPALRELEEIAASAELPLGERLPVYERFLPDDLRTDGFDGVAADGTAGAEGATREPNADREWISPTIHEALAADDEAGQRYRAVLRNAAAATR, from the coding sequence ATGTTCCCCGGGGCGAGCGAGTACGGCGTCGACGTCGCGGTCGACGACGCGGCGGTCGAGGACCTCCTCGAGGTCACGCCCGCCGACGTCGAGGCACCCGCGGCGTTGACCTTCTCGCGAAACGTCTTCGTGCCGCTGACCACGGCGTGCCGGTACACCTGCACCTACTGCACCTACTTCGATCCGCCCGGAGAGGCCTCCCTCCTCTCGCTCGAGGAGGTCAGAGAGATCTGCCGACAGGGGGCCGACGCGGGCTGTACGGAGGCGCTGTTCACCTTCGGCGACGACCCCGACGACCGCTACACCGAGATCCACGCGCAACTCGCGGAGTGGGGCCACGACTCCATCCACGAGTACCTGCGCGCGGCCTGCGAGGTCGCCCTCGAGGAGGGACTGCTCCCTCACGCCAACCCGGGCGACCAGACCCGCGAGCAGCTGGCCGAGGTCGCCGACGTCAACGCGAGCATGGGCGTGATGCTCGAGACGACCGCCGAGGTCGGCGCCCACGCCGGTCCGCGGCGCAAGGAACCGGGCCAGCGCCTGCGGACCATCGAGAACGCCGGCGAACTCGACGTCGCCTTCACCACCGGAATCCTCGTGGGGATCGGCGAAACGTGGCGCGACCGGGCGGAGAGCCTGCTCGCGATCCGCGAACTGCACGAGCGCTACGATCACATCCAGGAGGTGATCGTCCAGCCGGTCGTCGACAACGAGCGCTGGTCGGAGGGGTCGCCCGACCTCGCGACGATGCGCCACGTGACGGCGATGGCCCGCGTCGCCCTCCCCGAGGAGGTCTCGGTGCAGGTGCCGCCGAACCTCGCACCCGCGAAAGAGTTGATCGACTGCGGCGTCGACGACCTCGGCGGCGTGTCGCCGGTCACGGACGACCACATCAACCCCGAGTACAAGTGGCCCGCGCTGCGCGAACTCGAGGAGATCGCCGCCTCGGCGGAACTGCCGCTCGGCGAACGCCTACCGGTCTACGAGCGGTTCCTGCCCGACGACCTGCGAACCGACGGGTTCGACGGCGTCGCCGCCGACGGCACCGCCGGTGCCGAGGGCGCGACGCGAGAGCCGAACGCCGACCGCGAGTGGATTTCGCCGACGATTCACGAGGCGCTCGCGGCCGACGACGAGGCCGGGCAGCGGTATCGCGCGGTGCTCCGAAACGCTGCGGCGGCGACGCGCTGA